From the Alteromonas sp. CI.11.F.A3 genome, the window CACCGAAAATGTAGGTTTGCCGTAAAATGCTTATGCCCAATCGGATTAAAGACGACAGATTGACGGATAAGGTGATATCCTTTACTTTAATTAAATAAAAATACCATCAACACTAAGCCTTATTTTGCCAACTAACTTGGCTCAAATTTGTGGGCTGACGTGCTTTGGCATTAAAAACAATGTAAGTGTGGCTTGTGACTGGCAGCTCAATAGTTAATTTCATTATAAAATCAATATTCCTTGGGACAATAGTAGCCTTGCTTCTGTTGTTTTTGTTGCCGGATTTACGTCAAGGTAGTGGCCTCACTCAAGGGCTTTTCACAGAACCCTCAGTAAGTGCTAGCCGTGAAAGCTATTTTGCCCCTTTAAGTCGCTCTGCCCCTGCTGTAGTGAATATTTATAGCGTTAGTATCGAGAACGACACCGGCTTGTTTCGCAATCAGCCTAGAGAGCGCGCCAGTTTAGGTTCTGGCGTGATCATGACCGAAAACGGCTATATTCTTACTTGCCACCACGTAGTAGAAAATGCTGATAGTATTTATGTGGCGGTACAAGACGGCAGAATTCTGGAAGCACAAATAGTGGGTAACGATCCACTTACCGATTTAGCCGTTTTGAAAGTAACTGCAGACAACTTACACATTATTCCTCAAGTTTCTGAGCCCGATATACATGTCGGTGACGTGGTGATGGCTATCGGTAACCCTTTCGATTTAGGTCAAACCATTACCCAAGGTATTGTAAGTCGCGCTGGCCGCAACGGGCTATCTAACTATGTTGATTTCATTCAAACCGATGCTGTATTGAACCAAGGCAATTCAGGCGGGGCATTGGTCGATAGCAACGGCATCTTGTTAGGTATTACCAATGCCAATTTCCAGGTTCGTGATTCGCGTAATCGTGTCAGAAATGTAGATGGTATTAATTTCGCGGTACCTTACGAACTCGCCAAACGAGTGATGGACAAAATTATCAATAATGGTCGCGTTATTCGTGGTCAGCTTGGATTTATTGGTGGTGAGTATCGCAATCGCCCGGGTATAGAAGTAACGGCGGTGGCTAACGGTAGCGCAGCAGACGAAGCCGGCTTGCAACCAGGTGATATCATATTGGCCATTGACGGCATTCGTTTAGAAAGCGCGTCGAAAACCTTAGACATGATTGCAGAAACTGCACCTGGTACTACCTTAGAACTTGAAATTAGCCGTGGTGGTAACCCGCTTACTATTAATGCATTAGTGGCTGAGCTTAGAGCACAAGAATAGAGCGCAAGAATAAAGCGCTTTCAACACAGCCTATGCTGGCAAATAAAAGCATTATCAAAAACACAAAAAAGGCGCCTTATGATAAACCATCATAGGCGCCTTTTTTATAAGCCGCGGATAAGCAATTAACTCACATTGCTCGTGGC encodes:
- a CDS encoding trypsin-like peptidase domain-containing protein, with translation MTGSSIVNFIIKSIFLGTIVALLLLFLLPDLRQGSGLTQGLFTEPSVSASRESYFAPLSRSAPAVVNIYSVSIENDTGLFRNQPRERASLGSGVIMTENGYILTCHHVVENADSIYVAVQDGRILEAQIVGNDPLTDLAVLKVTADNLHIIPQVSEPDIHVGDVVMAIGNPFDLGQTITQGIVSRAGRNGLSNYVDFIQTDAVLNQGNSGGALVDSNGILLGITNANFQVRDSRNRVRNVDGINFAVPYELAKRVMDKIINNGRVIRGQLGFIGGEYRNRPGIEVTAVANGSAADEAGLQPGDIILAIDGIRLESASKTLDMIAETAPGTTLELEISRGGNPLTINALVAELRAQE